A region from the Nasonia vitripennis strain AsymCx chromosome 4 unlocalized genomic scaffold, Nvit_psr_1.1 chr4_random0006, whole genome shotgun sequence genome encodes:
- the LOC107981305 gene encoding testicular acid phosphatase homolog has translation MFARVITSIAILFIVIRSQACSTKLFRYIKLLEKAGKLPEVIKKFEEHRDFFDSVRDETQITSEQVGSVFLIPTNLQSVLSLGLPFPDWCSEEDYKKLQVIQALFYDLMAQTESMRKIATGPVIERFLENVRNSEKLKNRKKLYLYSAHNINVALFNRAHNFAGIPKNPAYGSAVIFEKLRGPDDRIYLRMFYWTCVSEKLIVLKLDGCDEYECLLSNYVDIISPILPEVGFAKCKTSAYDSYRINLTMLYLFAEEDLFSFK, from the exons ATGTTCGCAAGGGTAATTACTTCTATAGCAATATTATTTATCGTCATACGATCGCAGGCTTGTAGTACCAAATTGTTCAGGTACATAAAATTACTGGAGAAAGCTGGAAAGTTACCTGAAGTTATCAAGAAGTTCGAAGAGCACAGagactttttcgactccgtCAGAGATGAAACTCAAATAACTTCTGAACAAGTGGGCTCAGTTTTTTTAATACCTACGAATCTGCAAAGCGTT CTGAGTCTAGGGCTACCCTTCCCAGACTGGTGTTCCGAGGAAGATTACAAAAAACTTCAAGTGATTCAAGCGTTGTTTTACGATCTTATGGCGCAGACCGAATCGATGAGAAAGATCGCAACTGGACCTGTCATCGAACGATTCTTGGAAAACGTAAGAAATAGCGAGAAACTGAAAAATCGGAAGAAACTTTACCTCTACAGTGCACACAATATCAACGTGGCACTTTTTAACAGAGCTCACAACTTCGCGGGTATCCCGAAAAATCCCGCCTATGGGAGTGCagtgatttttgaaaaattaagagGACCAGATGATCGAATTTATTTGAGA atgTTTTACTGGACTTGTGTATCGGAGAAACTGATCGTATTAAAACTCGACGGCTGTGACGAATACGAATGTCTCTTATCAAATTATGTAGATATCATCAGTCCAATTCTTCCCGAGGTTGGATTTGCGAAGTGTAAAACATCAGCGTATGACAGTTACAGAATCAATCTGACAATGCTCTATTTGTTTGCTGAAGAAGATCtgttttcatttaaatag